One window of the Trypanosoma brucei gambiense DAL972 chromosome 5, complete sequence genome contains the following:
- a CDS encoding receptor-type adenylate cyclase GRESAG 4,putative yields the protein MFLLSRTASRPESSGANSKAVVDATSPATRHSMRLIVLFLLSLLMVAPVVCVADNVTVKVYSLLYDPFLPDAYNNGVNAGLHASFAVRQWSTASNVNVEVIHPLSYEVPPPELLRSIIEENKNEFFVVVGPLSDSDTLSVLPSLEEEDLVAFAPFTGSDAVRGWSPNAYFLHVSPAAELLALLRYAVSQLHLLRIGFMYLQNVHFGDSEYELAVELMSQMGRSLCGVFTLESSFDGEADDAEFTATWELFAGTHPQGVMIFAPQVSDAMRFLMKLVTDNRTSSAYILSPTPHVTNIEIAWTLAGTTSGVKMFPGQVVLSGVLPLVSDNGFRATRRLRADIKAYALSGTGAVEFDPLAFDGDAAYGGQVMFGWIVGEVLARALECSEFLKSRMTFMDSLYNQRRYVIDDIVIGDFGGECEPLAAAYGATCYCNEGGRMIYMMILGDDYLPRPAADGLITFDACDESGVQMLAPLYTLLFSSVNDPFARSVNGAIHRGALFVSGNGHLGKSERLFIHSVPSTSGNVMSDLRKMLDTRAVTSVLGVVDDATLSTPDVVFIDPITLNPRLRHPGRNVIYLSPTLEQQLFVIAGYLASENASTLHAVMRDDATRLIETVVNRTLLSFNRSLNSVVSLDRDAPLNAALPTDGSLLLIGLTASDVGGIAAHLSANRNVRVFIPFFDVALFYDDFIRAFRGLKSAERLIFATNLPHWADHRPSSETIRRFHANRPNASDRTPLALLGFTSASFLDAVAQHIVGVDPQKVLTTIYTHSVISVDDMQYGAFADEDCSRIVGNHTDAVDGCLVNYGAMHISLWPLARALNAAVPPLTKPETPSMHYHNLEEDDHPKSVLAGLVAGVLSVVVMLAVLLLVLFQLRGGARDNVNAPKELTGPVTLIFTDIESSTAQWAAHPEMMPDAVATHHRLIRALIMHYRCYEVKTVGDSFMIACHNPFNACQLACCLQRCFLQHTWGTAAFDESYRQIECQRALENEEYAPPTGYLELSVYQKLWCGLRVRVGIHTGLCDIRCDEVTKGYDYYGRTSTIAAQTESIANGGQVLLTHATYMSLKTAEREQLNVTSLGPVPLCGVPEPVVMYQLEAVPGRAFAELRIGHVSGTAGACGTASETGSLVVELSDEAQVVATSLESVLSTFAPAQRRKALMTFCERWRVSLPRNAKEVWDDAFCCDVIRVIAAKACRIAEYEPRSTSNSVTQTPGHSFALPSRVFGSVSLGSQLPLAPPRVCDAVNQAPCPDATSSSNCDNSSESYIIVVEFPEGFGENTPRNGE from the coding sequence atgtttctcctttcccGCACTGCTTCACGGCCAGAGAGTAGTGGCGCTAACTCAAAAGCTGTGGTCGACGCTACTTCACCCGCCACCCGGCACTCCATGCGGCTTATCGtgctgtttttgctttcgCTGTTGATGGTGGCACCAGTGGTTTGTGTAGCAGATAATGTTACGGTAAAGGTGTATTCCCTGTTGTACGACCCCTTTCTTCCTGATGCCTACAATAATGGAGTGAACGCCGGTCTCCACGCCTCGTTCGCAGTGCGCCAGTGGTCCACCGCGTCGAACGTCAACGTTGAGGTTATCCACCCCTTATCGTACGAGGTCCCGCCCCCTGAGCTCTTGCGGTCCATTATTGAGGAAAACAAGAATGAATtctttgtggttgttggGCCGTTGAGCGATAGTGACACACTGTctgttcttccttctttggaGGAAGAGGATTTGGTTGCCTTTGCTCCTTTTACTGGCTCTGATGCTGTGCGCGGGTGGAGCCCGAACGCTTACTTTTTGCACGTTTCACCAGCAGCGGAGCTACTGGCCTTGCTTCGATATGCAGTTAGTCAGCTCCACCTGTTGCGGATCGGCTTCATGTACCTGCAGAACGTCCACTTTGGAGACAGCGAGTATGAACTGGCCGTGGAGCTAATGTCTCAGATGGGGCGCAGTTTGTGCGGCGTTTTTACCTTGGAGAGTTCCTTTGATGGCGAGGCTGATGATGCCGAGTTCACAGCGACATGGGAGCTATTTGCGGGGACGCACCCGCAGGGTGTGATGATTTTTGCACCGCAGGTGTCGGATGCGATGAGGTTTTTGATGAAGTTGGTAACTGACAACCGTACCAGCAGTGCATATATTTTGTCACCAACGCCTCATGTGACCAATATAGAAATTGCTTGGACCTTGGCGGGTACTACTTCCGGCGTCAAAATGTTTCCTGGACAAGTTGTGCTTTCAGGTGTGCTCCCCCTTGTGTCGGATAACGGGTTCCGTGCAACCCGGCGGCTGCGAGCGGATATTAAAGCGTACGCGCTTTCCGGAACTGGCGCCGTCGAGTTTGACCCTTTAGCCTTCGATGGGGACGCCGCATACGGGGGACAAGTAATGTTTGGCTGGATCGTCGGTGAGGTGTTAGCCCGGGCCTTGGAGTGTAGCGAGTTCTTGAAGAGCAGGATGACATTCATGGACTCGCTATATAATCAGCGCCGCTATGTCATTGATGATATCGTAATCGGtgattttggtggtgagtgtgAGCCGTTGGCGGCTGCGTATGGTGCAACGTGCTATTGCAATGAGGGGGGGCGCATGATATACATGATGATCCTTGGCGACGATTATCTTCCTCGTCCTGCGGCTGACGGGTTGATCACATTTGATGCATGTGACGAATCCGGGGTTCAGATGCTCGCTCCGCTTTATACTTTGCTGTTCTCCAGCGTCAACGACCCATTCGCACGGTCCGTTAACGGTGCAATTCACCGCGGAGCCCTCTTTGTATCCGGTAATGGTCATCTAGGTAAATCTGAACGGTTGTTCATACACTCTGTACCCTCAACGTCAGGTAATGTGATGTCGGACCTGAGAAAGATGTTGGACACTAGGGCGGTAACGTCTGTGcttggtgttgtggatgatgCGACACTTTCCACGCCTGACGTCGTGTTTATCGATCCCATTACCCTCAACCCAAGACTTCGTCACCCCGGAAGGAACGTAATCTACCTGTCGCCGACATTGGAGCAGCAGCTCTTCGTGATAGCAGGATATCTTGCTAGTGAGAATGCTTCCACCTTGCACGCAGTTATGCGCGACGATGCGACACGTTTGATTGAAACTGTGGTGAACAGAACGTTGCTGTCGTTTAACAGGTCTTTGAATTCTGTGGTTTCACTGGATAGAGATGCGCCGTTAAATGCTGCACTGCCCACTGATGGCAGTCTGCTGCTAATAGGGCTCACCGCCTCAGACGTCGGTGGTATTGCGGCTCATCTTTCAGCAAACCGCAACGTCCGTGTGTTTATACCGTTCTTTGATGTGGCGTTGTTTTACGATGACTTCATTCGCGCGTTCAGAGGCCTCAAAAGTGCTGAACGCTTAATATTCGCAACGAATCTACCCCACTGGGCGGACCATCGGCCATCGTCAGAGACTATCCGGAGATTTCATGCAAACAGACCGAATGCATCCGACCGGACCCCACTAGCACTTCTGGGCTTTACCTCTGCCAGTTTCCTTGATGCAGTCGCGCAACACATAGTAGGGGTGGACCCCCAAAAGGTGCTTACTACAATTTATACCCATTCTGTCATATCCGTTGACGACATGCAGTACGGCGCGTTTGCGGATGAGGACTGTTCCAGGATTGTTGGCAACCATACCGACGCGGTGGACGGCTGTCTTGTGAACTATGGTGCGATGCACATCTCCCTGTGGCCACTCGCCCGCGCGCTGAATGCGGCCGTACCACCCCTAACAAAGCCTGAGACGCCGTCGATGCACTACCATAACCTTGAAGAGGATGACCATCCGAAGTCGGTACTGGCGGGTTTAGTTGCAGGTGTCCTCAGCGTTGTGGTGATGCTTGCGGTGTTACTGTTGGTTCTTTTCCAACTGCGAGGTGGTGCGCGCGATAACGTCAATGCACCGAAGGAGCTGACGGGCCCAGTTACGCTGATATTCACAGATATCGAAAGCAGTACCGCACAGTGGGCAGCGCACCCAGAGATGATGCCCGATGCCGTCGCGACACATCACCGTCTGATTCGTGCGTTGATTATGCACTACAGGTGCTACGAGGTCAAGACGGTCGGGGACTCATTTATGATTGCATGCCACAACCCCTTCAACGCTTGCCAGCTCGCGTGCTGCCTGCAGCGGTGCTTCCTGCAACATACCTGGGGAACTGCTGCATTTGACGAATCCTACCGCCAAATTGAATGTCAGCGGGCCCTTGAGAATGAGGAATACGCCCCACCCACTGGGTACCTCGAGTTGAGTGTATACCAGAAACTCTGGTGTGGGCTGCGTGTGCGCGTTGGGATACACACCGGTCTTTGCGATATTCGGTGTGATGAAGTGACTAAAGGATACGATTACTACGGCCGGACATCGACCATAGCCGCCCAAACGGAGAGCATTGCGAACGGTGGGCAGGTACTGCTAACGCATGCAACTTATATGTCTTTAAAGACGGCGGAGCGTGAGCAACTTAATGTGACGTCGCTCGGTCCCGTTCCGTTGTGTGGCGTGCCAGAGCCTGTGGTGATGTACCAGTTGGAGGCTGTTCCGGGACGCGCCTTCGCAGAACTACGGATTGGACATGTTTCTGGCACTGCTGGTGCTTGCGGCACTGCCAGTGAGACAGGTTCATTGGTTGTCGAGCTAAGCGATGAAGCGCAGGTTGTTGCCACATCATTGGAGAGTGTGCTTAGCACCTTCGCACCCGCACAGCGGCGGAAGGCACTGATGACTTTCTGCGAGCGATGGCGTGTTTCGTTACCGCGGAATGCAAAGGAGGTGTGGGATGACGCCTTCTGCTGCGATGTCATACGTGTCATTGCAGCGAAGGCTTGCCGTATTGCCGAATATGAACCGAGGAGTACCAGCAATAGTGTAACTCAGACTCCGGGGCATTCTTTTGCCTTGCCATCTCGTGTGTTTGGGAGTGTGTCGCTCGGTTCGCAGCTTCCCTTAGCACCGCCTCGCGTGTGTGATGCCGTAAACCAGGCGCCGTGCCCGGACGCAACCTCTTCTAGCAACTGTGACAATTCGTCAGAGTCGTACATCATAGTTGTCGAGTTCCCTGAGGGATTCGGGGAGAATACGCCAAGGAATGGGGAGTGA
- a CDS encoding T. brucei spp.-specific protein: protein MSYNALCIGHILLVFSAVASASEESYKIDRYKADRKLDKEGAIALCKLRDVLTNISEETTDYLVEEVQKMGESLKTDMDAINYYVKRVRSLKESGREDAKINESDSNEIDSLCKEAKAHANKKSRDQVDQTVAKIRRVSGIVKDAATKTLGDENELEDHDNADGIFKVFNWHCGGDRIGEVHAGSQSCDVIGFRKNFSAGQRNVISCKKWKDEYGETIPHENVTVTQMESYLSRWFEARPKRVGEDICKDGEYHSPHSCTVWEGWVTGYEETMEKMEELRNNIKKLNRIRYDGETQLWVLYELFEALRNPETVGPLPEVLENINKTKKSRLKNKSVGNNLTQYTLLDEDFQVNETEREHVDEARDYFAAANFAKLMMYIFIPVGAVLILVVAVTIIVIKRKCADASNAESMAGTLPGDKVI, encoded by the coding sequence ATGTCATACAACGCCCTTTGCATTGGTCATATATTACTTGTTTTCTCAGCAGTGGCCTCCGCCTCCGAAGAGAGTTACAAAATTGACAGATACAAAGCGGACCGGAAACTTGACAAAGAAGGTGCCATAGCTTTGTGCAAGTTGCGGGATGTGCTCACCAACATTTCCGAGGAAACCACGGACTACCTCGTCGAAGAAGTCCAAAAGATGGGGGAAAGCCTCAAGACGGACATGGACGCCATCAATTACTATGTTAAGCGGGTGCGGAGCCTTAAGGAAAGCGGAAGGGAGGATGCAAAGATAAATGAGAGTGACAGTAACGAGATCGACAGTTTGTGTAAAGAGGCCAAAGCGCacgcaaataaaaagagcagaGACCAAGTAGATCAGACAGTGGCGAAGATCAGAAGGGTGTCTGGAATTGTGAAGGATGCAGCAACGAAGACACTCGGTGATGAGAACGAACTTGAGGACCACGACAACGCCGATGGTATCTTCAAAGTTTTTAACTGGCACTGCGGTGGTGACAGAATTGGGGAGGTTCACGCAGGAAGTCAGAGTTGTGATGTGATTGGATTCCGAAAGAATTTCTCAGCGGGTCAGAGGAATGTCATATCCTGCAAAAAGTGGAAAGATGAATATGGAGAGACTATACCTCACGAAAATGTCACTGTGACACAAATGGAGAGCTACCTGTCAAGGTGGTTTGAAGCAAGGCCAAAGAGGGTGGGCGAGGATATCTGCAAAGATGGTGAGTACCATTCTCCACACTCCTGCACCGTATGGGAAGGATGGGTGACCGGCTACGAAGAGACAATGGAAAAGATGGAAGAGCTTCGAAACAACATAAAGAAGCTCAACAGAATTCGTTACGACGGGGAGACACAACTATGGGTGCTGTACGAACTCTTCGAAGCACTTCGGAACCCCGAGACTGTGGGGCCCCTTCCGGAAGTATTAGAAAACATCAATAAGACGAAAAAATCGCGTCTAAAGAACAAGAGTGTGGGCAACAACCTCACACAATACACGCTTCTTGATGAAGACTTCCAGGTAAATGAGACGGAACGCGAACATGTGGACGAGGCGCGCGATTATTTTGCGGCCGCTAACTTCGCTAAGTTGATGATGTATATATTCATCCCTGTTGGAGCTGTGCTGATCCTTGTCGTGGCGGTAACGATAATAGTGATAAAGCGCAAATGTGCCGATGCCAGCAATGCAGAAAGCATGGCTGGAACGCTACCGGGAGACAAGGTAATCTGA
- a CDS encoding acidic phosphatase, putative, translating to MSRTIVLGLGFVLLVCYSGKLAESSSDAQHVADGKLSRDGANALCALKETVQKIGTEGADNLVKKAEDNVTHLKDYRKRVGYFGSQVISLSGRGDPDSDDDAKKELKEFCEEAENETRDDLRDAKELYTEIEKDAKRSKEAAKATLGEEAKGTDSKGLSGVLHRHCGESQGKNKAPSQHCDTDVYNNESDGGKYTISCGTDNTHHRGSPSARLHKAFDEWESKKPKKAGGNLKCEAAGENSSSPCTVSEGWKENYEELNVSLSTLEENGHHIENATREGAKRLTSVYLAYKMLKDGKTAGEALQEAKSRLEGNDTDCPEEGENSSRCLSNDDLLSGARDHFIFPLTIPELLMYVGIPLLVVLIGVVLFCIFRARKKDRKEDVASGSVHQGKGMPSTNIDPF from the coding sequence ATGTCGCGTACTATTGTGCTTGGGCTCGGCTTCGTGCTGCTTGTCTGTTACTCTGGCAAACTCGCGGAGTCGAGCAGCGATGCGCAACACGTAGCAGACGGAAAGCTTAGCCGAGACGGCGCCAATGCGTTGTGTGCACTGAAAGAAACCGTACAAAAGATTGGAACAGAAGGAGCAGACAACCTCGTCAAGAAGGCTGAAGACAATGTGACCCATCTCAAGGACTACCGGAAGCGGGTAGGATATTTTGGCAGTCAGGTGATCTCACTTTCTGGCCGTGGCGATCCAGATTCGGATGACGACGCTAAAAAAGAACTTAAGGAGTTTTGCGAAGAGGCGGAAAATGAAACGAGGGATGACTTACGGGATGCCAAAGAGCTATATACCGAAATTGAAAAGGACGCAAAAAGGAGTAAGGAAGCAGCAAAAGCCACATTGGGAGAAGAAGCGAAAGGTACCGACTCCAAGGGACTCTCCGGAGTTCTGCACCGGCACTGTGGAGAAAGTCAAGGTAAGAACAAAGCACCGAGTCAACACTGCGACACTGATGTATACAATAACGAATCTGACGGTGGAAAGTATACAATTTCCTGCGGCACAGACAATACCCATCACCGCGGATCGCCTTCAGCACGTCTACACAAAGCATTTGATGAGTGGGAGAGCAAGAAACCGAAGAAAGCGGGTGGTAATTTGAAGTGTGAAGCCGCCGGCGAAAACAGCTCGAGCCCCTGCACCGTGTCGgaaggatggaaagaaaactatGAAGAACTGAATGTAAGTTTAAGTACCCTCGAGGAGAACGGACATCACATAGAAAACGCGACCCGTGAAGGGGCAAAGAGGCTCACCTCAGTGTATTTGGCCTACAAAATGCTCAAGGACGGCAAAACAGCTGGTGAAGCTCTGCAGGAGGCCAAATCGAGGCTGGAAGGAAATGATACCGACTGTCCGGAAGAGGGCGAAAACAGCTCCAGGTGCCTTAGCAATGATGACTTGCTCAGCGGGGCACGAGATCATTTTATATTTCCGTTAACGATACCCGAGTTGCTGATGTACGTTGGTATCCCTCTTCTTGTTGTGTTGATCGGGGTGGTACTGTTCTGTATTTTCCGAGCCCGCAAAAAGGATAGGAAGGAAGATGTGGCCTCCGGTAGCGTTCACCAAGGCAAGGGAATGCCGTCGACAAACATCGACCCGTTTTAA
- a CDS encoding neuraminidase, putative yields the protein MKRLPVRPCCVTGEGSFSALTFSFSLYALLVLFALLYCCDLVSCRVHGRTTREVFLEGGQWVKKGRWKNGIWKSSPEWNPGYEWWAWCMNSVSKEAKGEVCRKEWLSQRRKGYTLVPKTKVLFREQNGTQWMRNVHSFRVPSFVEVSGVLVGIADVRYISSADFTFTETVAKYSADGGDTWKTKVIIENSRVNTNFSRVVDPTVAVKGNNIFVLVGRYNTSSKYWTWQHYGEDWDILMYKGTVIKEEKDGNVTASITFEAPQNLKFLLATVPSPGGHPPSQFLGGVGNTAVTPDGAIVFSVQVKNTWNQVVGKLLYSTDDGKTWHFSAGETPVGSTESSVVWWKDKLLVNARTDEHIGCRRVFETSDLGNTLKESISTLSRVIGNSPLRNQPGSSGSAISITVEGMDVMLISQPKNTKGRFSRDRLQLWLTDGTRVFMIGQISQGDDNSPYSSLLYTSDGKLYCLYEQNIEEVFTIYLARLVDEMKMIKWVVLLWKAQDTLLVGDCLSSAGGTGPCRGIPTGGLAGLLSGPAVGHVWPDVYKCVYASVSGAVANKDGVVLGGTGKDRVVWPVSEQGQDQRYYFANTHFTIVATVQFGVVPQRDTPLIGFVNGEKNANKTLMLSIKNKKWFLTYGRIRSEGSPVPSNLEGSHQIALTLQDGLVTAYVDGKLAVGAINVRKFGRVGFLNIRHFFVGTPVSIRTSSHTTVTVHNALLYNRRLSEGELQLVFTNREVIRAANPTTPPPTPFESSAGGDEQSHDRAGSTFGVPFLSGGSMYCEGDALERVYILFIITLCALALFMLVLVFQKQWDGDSTII from the coding sequence ATGAAGCGCCTGCCTGTACGCCCCTGTTGCGTCACCGGGGAGGGTTCGTTTTCTGCACTAACATTTTCGTTTTCATTGTATGCATTACTTGtgctttttgctttgttgtaCTGCTGTGACCTGGTGTCCTGCAGAGTGCATGGAAGGACGACGCGTGAGGTGTTTCTTGAAGGAGGGCAGTGGGTAAAGAAGGGTAGATGGAAAAATGGCATTTGGAAAAGCTCCCCTGAGTGGAACCCCGGGTATGAATGGTGGGCATGGTGCATGAACTCGGTTTCTAAAGAAGCGAAGGGAGAGGTTTGCCGCAAGGAGTGGCTTTCtcagaggaggaaaggataCACGCTGGTGCCGAAGACGAAAGTTCTATTTAGGGAACAAAATGGAACGCAATGGATGCGCAACGTTCACTCTTTCCGTGTCCCTTCGTTCGTTGAAGTTAGTGGGGTGTTGGTGGGCATTGCCGACGTACGGTACATTTCATCTGCTGACTTCACCTTCACTGAGACAGTTGCCAAGTACAGTGCTGATGGTGGGGATACTTGGAAGACTAAAGTCATCATTGAGAACAGTCGTGTTAACACTAATTTTTCCCGAGTTGTAGATCCCACAGTCGCCGTCAAGGGAAACAATATATTCGTTCTCGTGGGAAGGTACAACACTTCCAGTAAGTATTGGACGTGGCAACATTACGGCGAAGACTGGGATATACTCATGTACAAGGGTACTGTcatcaaagaggaaaaggacgGTAATGTAACTGCGAGCATTACATTTGAGGCTCCCCAGAACCTGAAGTTTCTCTTAGCAACGGTGCCCTCACCAGGTGGGCACCCCCCATCCCAATTTCTCGGTGGCGTAGGGAACACTGCCGTAACGCCGGACGGTGCCATTGTATTTTCTGTCCAGGTCAAGAATACTTGGAATCAGGTTGTGGGAAAACTTTTGTATTCGACGGATGATGGCAAAACATGGCACTTTTCTGCAGGGGAAACACCGGTCGGTTCAACTGAATCTTCCGTGGTTTGGTGGAAAGATAAACTGCTGGTGAATGCCAGAACAGATGAGCATATAGGTTGCCGCAGGGTATTTGAAACGAGTGACCTAGGGAATACATTGAAGGAATCCATCAGTACTCTTTCCCGAGTGATAGGCAACTCGCCGCTTCGTAACCAGCCTGGTAGTTCGGGAAGTGCTATTTCCATAACTGTGGAGGGCATGGATGTCATGCTAATTTCTCAGCCAAAAAATACGAAGGGACGTTTCTCACGCGACCGCCTCCAGTTATGGTTAACGGACGGTACTCGTGTTTTCATGATCGGACAGATATCTCAAGGTGACGACAACAGTCCATACAGCTCCTTACTGTACACGAGCGATGGCAAACTTTACTGCTTATATGAACAGAACATTGAAGAGGTTTTCACTATTTACCTTGCACGTCTTGTGGATGAGATGAAGATGATTAAATGGGTTGTGTTGTTATGGAAGGCACAGGATACTCTGTTGGTGGGTGACTGCCTTTCATCGGCTGGAGGAACAGGGCCTTGTAGGGGGATCCCCACCGGTGGCCTTGCCGGGTTGCTTTCGGGACCCGCAGTCGGACATGTGTGGCCTGACGTGTACAAGTGCGTGTATGCTAGTGTCAGCGGTGCCGTGGCTAACAAAGATGGCGTGGTATTGGGCGGAACCGGTAAGGACCGTGTGGTGTGGCCGGTCAGTGAGCAAGGGCAAGACCAACGGTACTACTTTGCCAACACCCATTTCACAATTGTGGCGACGGTGCAGTTTGGTGTGGTGCCTCAAAGGGACACTCCATTAATTGGGTTTGTGAATGGAGAAAAGAATGCTAATAAGACCTTAATGCTTTCGATCAAGAATAAGAAATGGTTTCTCACGTACGGGAGGATACGCAGCGAAGGTTCTCCGGTGCCGTCAAATTTGGAAGGGTCTCACCAGATTGCACTGACATTGCAAGATGGCTTGGTTACTGCATATGTTGATGGAAAACTAGCGGTTGGGGCGATTAATGTGAGAAAATTCGGTCGTGTCGGCTTTTTAAACATTAGGCATTTTTTCGTTGGAACTCCAGTGTCTATTAGAACTTCAAGTCACACGACCGTAACCGTACACAATGCACTCCTGTACAACCGAAGGTTGAGCGAAGGGGAACTACAGTTGGTGTTCACCAACAGAGAGGTGATTCGTGCAGCCAACCCGACGACGCCGCCTCCCACGCCTTTTGAGTCTAGTGCTGGGGGCGATGAGCAGTCACACGATAGGGCGGGTTCCACGTTTggtgttccttttctttcaggAGGTTCGATGTATTGTGAAGGGGACGCGTTGGAGCGTGTttacattttatttattattactttatGTGCACTGGCACTTTTTATGTTAGTGTTGGTCTTTCAAAAGCAGTGGGACGGGGATTCTACTATAATCTGA
- a CDS encoding acidic phosphatase, putative, which yields MSRTIVLGLGFVLLVCYSGGFADEESYGKSHYKAERKLDVAAGRALCAMTDYSTKVSGESADYFVEESDRLAALLADDKKRVSYYLEYIGPRLDEKSNSYATVAAKLREQCEAAQKDIDQGEATAQEVAEKIRGSIDGAKGAAAQALGEDEIEDHNKATGLLKVLNWHCGGDIKRGLKLSPYSHNCYVIGRRRDYSDGARNVIHCDGLRKSTPYQNVTGTKMKLALDKWDKHKPKAKSGKPPCEDKSKYSGPDICTAWEGWLGDYKRAMTKTHAIVTELRKAQRAVYVAETKLVVLYKIYTLLETDEETPKSILRNVTEFVNQRKDKLERTTVLGENGKHDVDISREIILPNNTEEEEELIQKARDTAPLGISVAVLVVAIVVPLVLLILLFLLLRWHMKKRDEVEGQVEKKGKEEELGSDVLEGNIL from the coding sequence ATGTCGCGTACTATTGTGCTTGGGCTTGGCTTCGTGCTGCTTGTCTGTTACTCAGGTGGATTTGCTGATGAGGAATCCTATGGAAAATCGCATTACAAAGCAGAAAGGAAACTTGACGTGGCCGCCGGGAGAGCCCTATGCGCGATGACGGATTATTCCACCAAAGTTTCTGGAGAATCGGCTGATTATTTTGTAGAAGAGTCTGACCGGCTGGCCGCATTGTTGGCTGATGATAAAAAGAGGGTGAGTTATTATCTTGAATACATTGGACCCCGACTGGATGAAAAAAGCAACTCGTATGCCACAGTCGCGGCTAAGCTGCGCGAGCAGTGCGAGGCAGCTCAGAAAGACATTGACCAAGGAGAGGCGACAGCGCAAGAGGTCGCTGAAAAGATTAGAGGATCAATCGATGGAGCGAAGGGAGCGGCGGCACAGGCGTTGGGTGAAGACGAAATTGAGGACCATAATAAAGCCACAGGTCTCTTAAAGGTTCTGAACTGGCATTGCGGTGGAGATATTAAGCGAGGGCTGAAGTTATCACCTTATAGCCACAATTGTTATGTTATCGGGCGGCGCAGAGATTACTCCGATGGTGCGAGGAATGTCATTCACTGCGATGGTTTGAGAAAGAGTACGCCTTACCAAAACGTGACTGGGACGAAGATGAAGCTCGCGTTGGATAAATGGGATAAACATAAGCCAAAAGCAAAGAGTGGTAAGCCGCCATGTGAAGATAAGAGCAAGTACAGCGGCCCGGATATCTGTACCGCTTGGGAAGGATGGTTAGGCGATTACAAAAGGGCAATGACCAAAACTCATGCGATTGTGACGGAGTTGAGGAAGGCACAACGCGCCGTGTACGTCGCCGAGACAAAGTTGGTGGTGCTTTACAAAATCTACACCTTGCTTGAAACTGATGAGGAGACGCCAAAATCAATTCTTCGAAACGTAACCGAATTCGTTAACCAACGGAAGGACAAATTGGAACGCACCACTGTCTTgggggaaaatggaaaacatGATGTTGATATTTCCCGTGAAATTATACTTCCCAACAAtactgaggaagaggaagaacttATCCAGAAGGCACGTGATACTGCGCCATTGGGAATTAGCGTAGCCGTTTTGGTCGTTGCGATTGTTGTCCCGCTCGTTTTGCTGatacttttgtttctcctcctcaGGTGGCacatgaaaaaaagggatgaggTGGAAGGAcaggtggaaaagaaagggaaggaggaggagttggGATCTGACGTCTTAGAAGGTAATATTCTTTAG